In one window of Hyalangium gracile DNA:
- a CDS encoding ATP-binding protein: MNPTPPSQATEAALAAPPEVIPDDAPQIGVRALAFVLLYFRRHYGEQRLREFWARQGFKLSLEYVSTMTNFVSLDFLERLVEALVIESGDPALPRKASMLIATPDALGFLFHIFRTFGTPASCYRKMVELGATFNRVGQFSIEVLSNSHMVLAYQSTLPERNRNLCEGRMAQFAYLPTIWNIPPARVIELQCQVRGADCCRYELTWHEPVRGWRMGAGLLAGVAVGTGMGLMGLGPLPVLVPSVALGTAFFGAWMDARQEVKRKDEYLAAQNEGLEQSLRDLERRYDEVFQSNVALEDRVSERTRELTEANAKLETALNTQKELTRLKSEFFDNVSHELRTPLTLILLSLESLLQRDPATIPGAVRQHLATMDRSAQRLLKLINNLLDLAQMEAGKTRLRYQPVELYGLLGTLLAPFKVMAEKKGIRLALEGKTVTAIHADVERIEIVFQNLISNALKFTQEGSVTVRLTEDETSVHVEVVDTGLGIAPQDIPVIFDRFAQADSTGTRRFGGTGIGLALVKETVDLHAGRIGVRSVVGRGSTFHVQLPKGTAHIREDLRDRRLVELPVRRDRRSYPGGLPAVRPGSVPSEAGMPALEDAPPNAARVLVVEDDPEIRAFVTSVLRSDYRVLEAVNGEEGCERAIKERPDLIVSDVMMPVMSGLQMLVQLRGMPETADIPVILLTARQEVSEKVEGLGVGANDYLGKPFSPRELLARIEAQLRLREAAVRAAENERLAATGLLTSGFAHEVRNPLNGLMNALLPLKDSVLGSPPDLDTSKAMIEVIEECGTRIRYLAESLLSFVRSSDKPIPVNLDLSLDSTLNVLAWRVPTGVVVERDYRCDAPVMGDPGSLNQVWVNLLDNALRAVGVSGRVKVATERDGDMAVVSVSDSGVGIKPEDMDKLFQPFFSTRAAGEGTGLGLALCRRIILRHGGQIHLSSEYGKGTRCEVRLPLKSAESTQADRTRKLA, from the coding sequence ATGAACCCCACTCCTCCCTCTCAGGCGACTGAAGCGGCCCTGGCCGCGCCGCCGGAGGTGATCCCAGACGACGCCCCGCAGATCGGAGTGCGCGCGCTGGCCTTCGTGCTGCTGTACTTCCGGCGGCACTATGGCGAGCAGCGCCTGCGCGAGTTCTGGGCACGGCAGGGGTTCAAGCTCTCGCTCGAGTACGTCTCGACGATGACCAACTTCGTGTCGCTCGACTTCCTGGAGCGACTGGTCGAGGCGCTCGTCATCGAGTCGGGGGATCCCGCCTTGCCGCGCAAGGCGAGCATGCTGATCGCCACGCCCGACGCGCTCGGGTTCCTGTTCCACATCTTCCGCACGTTCGGCACGCCGGCCAGCTGCTACCGGAAGATGGTGGAGCTGGGGGCCACGTTCAACCGGGTGGGCCAGTTCAGCATCGAGGTGCTGAGCAACAGCCACATGGTGCTCGCGTACCAGAGCACCTTGCCCGAGCGGAACCGCAACCTGTGCGAGGGCCGCATGGCCCAGTTCGCCTACCTGCCGACGATCTGGAACATCCCTCCGGCGCGGGTGATCGAGCTGCAGTGCCAGGTGCGCGGCGCGGACTGCTGCCGCTACGAGCTCACCTGGCACGAGCCGGTGCGCGGCTGGCGCATGGGCGCGGGCCTGCTGGCCGGCGTGGCGGTGGGCACGGGCATGGGGCTGATGGGCCTGGGGCCGCTGCCGGTGCTGGTGCCCTCGGTGGCGCTGGGCACCGCCTTCTTCGGCGCGTGGATGGACGCGCGCCAGGAGGTGAAGCGCAAGGACGAGTACCTGGCCGCGCAGAACGAGGGCCTCGAGCAGTCGCTCCGGGATCTCGAGCGGCGCTACGACGAAGTCTTCCAGAGCAACGTGGCCCTGGAGGATCGCGTCTCCGAGCGCACCCGCGAGCTGACCGAGGCGAACGCCAAGCTGGAGACGGCGCTCAACACGCAGAAAGAGCTGACGCGGCTCAAGAGCGAGTTCTTCGACAACGTGAGCCACGAGCTGCGCACGCCGCTCACGCTGATCCTCCTGTCGCTGGAGTCGCTGCTGCAGCGAGATCCGGCCACCATCCCCGGCGCCGTGCGCCAGCACCTGGCGACGATGGACCGCAGCGCCCAGCGCCTGCTCAAGCTCATCAACAACCTGCTGGACCTGGCGCAGATGGAGGCCGGCAAGACGCGGCTGCGCTACCAGCCGGTGGAGCTGTACGGCCTGCTGGGCACGCTGCTGGCGCCCTTCAAGGTGATGGCGGAGAAGAAGGGCATCCGCCTGGCGCTGGAGGGCAAGACTGTCACCGCCATCCACGCGGACGTGGAGCGCATCGAGATCGTCTTCCAGAACCTCATCTCCAACGCGCTCAAGTTCACCCAGGAGGGCTCCGTCACCGTTCGCCTGACGGAGGACGAGACGTCGGTGCACGTGGAGGTGGTGGACACCGGCCTCGGCATCGCGCCCCAGGACATCCCCGTCATCTTCGACCGCTTCGCCCAGGCGGACTCCACCGGCACGCGCCGCTTCGGCGGCACGGGCATCGGGCTGGCGCTGGTGAAGGAGACGGTGGATCTGCACGCGGGCCGCATCGGCGTGAGGAGCGTGGTGGGCCGCGGCTCCACCTTCCACGTGCAGCTGCCCAAGGGCACCGCTCACATCCGCGAGGACCTGCGCGACCGCCGCCTGGTGGAGCTGCCGGTGCGCCGCGATCGGCGCTCCTACCCGGGTGGCCTGCCCGCGGTCCGTCCGGGCTCCGTCCCCTCGGAGGCGGGGATGCCGGCGCTGGAGGACGCTCCGCCCAACGCGGCGCGCGTGCTGGTGGTGGAGGACGATCCGGAGATCCGCGCCTTCGTCACCAGCGTGCTGCGCTCGGACTACCGGGTGCTGGAGGCCGTCAACGGCGAGGAGGGCTGCGAGCGCGCCATCAAGGAGCGGCCGGATCTGATCGTCTCGGACGTGATGATGCCGGTGATGTCGGGTCTGCAGATGCTGGTGCAACTGCGCGGCATGCCGGAGACGGCGGACATCCCCGTCATCCTCCTCACCGCCCGGCAGGAGGTGTCCGAGAAGGTGGAGGGCCTGGGCGTCGGGGCGAACGACTACCTGGGCAAGCCCTTCTCTCCGCGCGAGCTGCTGGCCCGCATCGAGGCGCAATTGCGGCTTCGCGAGGCGGCGGTGCGCGCCGCGGAGAACGAGCGGCTGGCGGCCACGGGCCTGCTCACCTCCGGCTTCGCCCACGAGGTGCGCAACCCGCTCAACGGGCTGATGAACGCGCTGCTGCCCCTGAAGGACAGCGTCCTGGGCAGCCCGCCGGATCTGGACACCTCGAAGGCGATGATCGAGGTCATCGAGGAGTGCGGCACGCGCATCCGCTACCTGGCCGAGTCGCTGCTGTCCTTCGTGCGCTCCAGCGACAAGCCCATCCCCGTGAACCTGGATCTGTCGCTGGACTCCACGCTCAACGTGCTGGCGTGGCGGGTGCCCACCGGCGTGGTGGTGGAGCGGGACTACCGGTGCGACGCGCCGGTGATGGGAGATCCGGGCTCGCTCAACCAGGTGTGGGTGAACCTGCTGGACAACGCGCTGCGCGCGGTGGGCGTGAGCGGGCGGGTGAAGGTGGCCACCGAGCGCGACGGGGACATGGCGGTGGTGTCCGTGTCGGACTCGGGCGTGGGCATCAAGCCGGAGGACATGGACAAGCTCTTCCAGCCCTTCTTCTCCACGCGCGCCGCGGGAGAGGGCACGGGACTGGGGCTGGCGCTCTGCCGGCGCATCATCCTGCGCCACGGCGGGCAGATCCACCTGAGCAGCGAGTACGGCAAGGGCACCCGGTGCGAGGTGCGCCTGCCGCTCAAGAGCGCCGAGAGCACCCAGGCGGACCGCACGCGCAAGCTGGCCTGA
- a CDS encoding methyltransferase domain-containing protein has translation MSAYVMESEGETRRLLEQARALPVRGHLLNTGLAPGMAALDAGCGPGLITAVMADVVGPGGSVVGLDSSDKRLAEARSLCSGLKQCRFVQADVRKTELPANAFDYVWSQFVFEYLPAPEEGLAELLRVTRPGGRVVVADVDGPGDLGWPFPEELREGIQKLAAAAKAAAGVDVQVGRKMFHLFRRAGLSQIRVHLAPLYVVAGAADARQMEDWATRFKALEPIAAPAFGSLAAYQEFARRYLAMLGDPDTLKYSVLLITEGQKQ, from the coding sequence GTGAGCGCCTACGTGATGGAGTCCGAGGGGGAGACGCGGCGGCTGCTGGAGCAGGCCCGCGCCTTGCCCGTCCGCGGCCACCTGCTGAACACCGGGCTGGCCCCAGGCATGGCGGCGCTCGATGCCGGCTGCGGACCCGGGCTCATCACCGCCGTGATGGCCGACGTGGTAGGCCCAGGTGGGAGCGTCGTGGGCCTGGACTCGAGCGACAAACGCCTGGCCGAGGCCCGCTCGTTGTGCTCGGGACTGAAGCAGTGTCGCTTCGTGCAGGCGGATGTGCGCAAGACGGAGCTGCCGGCGAACGCGTTTGACTACGTGTGGAGCCAGTTCGTCTTCGAGTATCTGCCGGCTCCCGAGGAAGGCCTGGCGGAGCTGCTGCGGGTGACGCGCCCCGGTGGGCGGGTGGTGGTGGCGGACGTGGATGGTCCGGGAGATCTGGGTTGGCCGTTTCCGGAGGAGCTCCGCGAAGGCATCCAGAAGCTCGCCGCCGCCGCCAAGGCCGCCGCGGGGGTGGACGTGCAGGTGGGCCGGAAGATGTTCCACCTGTTCCGGCGCGCGGGCCTGAGCCAGATCCGCGTGCACCTGGCGCCGCTGTATGTGGTGGCTGGAGCGGCGGACGCCCGGCAGATGGAGGACTGGGCGACCCGCTTCAAGGCGCTGGAGCCCATCGCCGCGCCCGCTTTCGGGAGCCTGGCTGCCTACCAGGAGTTCGCCCGCCGCTACCTGGCGATGCTGGGCGATCCAGACACTCTGAAGTATTCTGTCCTTCTGATCACGGAAGGGCAAAAGCAGTAA
- a CDS encoding serine/threonine-protein kinase, with amino-acid sequence MSKLQPVPSPTTRGGGESTAGVQGPGPALLPGTRIHQYELIRQVGAGGMGAVFLARDTRLGRRVAIKFLHSTDSDTTRRFILEARATARCSHENIVIIYEVGEYQGSPFMVLEYVQGQPLHKLVGAQRLPPARAVELMLPVVRALSTAHENGIVHRDLKPENILVTDSGTIKVLDFGIAKVLQGPDLSPESTGVTRMPTVTGVSADELSNLTRSGVLVGTLAYMSPEQWRGGAEVDARTDIWAVGILLFRMLAGKHPLDPLRGPQLAVTAFLDEPMPRLRAVAPDVPQALADVVDRCLLKRKEERFPDAVSLIRALEPFLPGRYNRELRIDEVPYAGLSAFQEEDADRFFGRSREIAALVHRIHERPLMAVVGPSGAGKSSFVRAGVAPVLKRSGEAWETLVVRPGRQPLAALASLVAPLMTSASLAQDLKEYHQLVEQVRAEPGYVGSVLRSRARHQRRRILLFVDQFEELYTQVPDEQERRAFTACLSGIADDATSPIRVVLSIRSDFLDRVPEDERFMAELGQGLFFLPPPSREGLRDALVQPAEMAGYSFETPEMVETILQHLETAQGALPLLQFAATQLWEQRDPARKLLTVQGYNAMGGIEGALARHADTVLDKLSPQALALVRSIFLRLVSAERTRAIASMEELRALTRDAAELQRLTDYLVQARLLVVQTGGDANGATVEIVHESLIHGWPTLKRWLDENQEDAVFLEQLRNAARQWQAKEYDSGLLWGGEMVEEAQRFQRRNRDELPQVQQDFLEAVLAQAARTVRRRRVLLVGSAVFLVLLVAASAVAMVVIRTSQVTAEKARAEAVMAKEEAEQQARHARSSEAKAQKSLAEVTAVQKQLEDALTRETKASTELEAAYARLQGTNDELVETLHKEALANKRAKFMRWMSDRHAAKAMKAQQELSKALEQLTKKRDEDLKLIEELKKRGTHATELKE; translated from the coding sequence ATGAGCAAGCTCCAGCCAGTTCCCTCGCCCACCACCCGTGGAGGGGGCGAGTCCACCGCAGGGGTGCAGGGCCCAGGCCCGGCGCTGCTGCCCGGGACTCGAATCCATCAGTACGAGCTCATCCGCCAGGTTGGGGCGGGGGGAATGGGAGCGGTCTTCCTGGCGCGAGACACGCGGCTGGGGCGGCGCGTGGCCATCAAGTTCCTGCACAGCACGGACTCGGACACCACGCGGCGCTTCATCCTGGAGGCCCGGGCGACGGCTCGCTGCAGCCACGAGAACATCGTCATCATCTACGAGGTGGGTGAGTACCAGGGCAGCCCGTTCATGGTGCTCGAGTACGTGCAGGGCCAGCCGCTGCACAAGCTGGTGGGTGCGCAGCGGCTGCCGCCCGCGCGGGCCGTGGAGCTGATGTTGCCGGTGGTGCGAGCGCTGTCCACGGCGCATGAGAACGGCATCGTCCACCGGGACCTCAAGCCGGAGAACATCCTGGTGACGGACTCGGGCACCATCAAGGTGCTGGACTTCGGGATAGCGAAGGTGCTCCAGGGGCCGGACCTCTCGCCCGAGAGCACGGGTGTCACTCGGATGCCCACGGTGACGGGCGTGAGCGCGGATGAGCTGTCCAACCTCACGCGCAGCGGCGTCCTGGTGGGGACGCTGGCCTATATGTCCCCGGAGCAGTGGCGCGGGGGCGCGGAGGTCGACGCACGGACGGACATCTGGGCAGTCGGCATCCTCCTGTTCCGGATGCTGGCGGGGAAGCATCCGCTCGATCCGCTGCGAGGGCCGCAGCTGGCGGTGACGGCCTTCCTGGATGAGCCGATGCCCCGGTTGCGCGCGGTGGCTCCGGATGTGCCGCAGGCGCTGGCGGACGTGGTGGACCGGTGTCTGCTCAAGCGGAAGGAGGAGCGGTTCCCGGATGCGGTGTCGCTGATCCGGGCCCTGGAGCCGTTCCTACCGGGCCGTTACAACCGGGAGCTGCGGATCGACGAGGTGCCCTATGCCGGGCTCAGCGCGTTCCAGGAGGAGGATGCCGATCGCTTCTTCGGGCGCTCTCGCGAGATCGCGGCCCTGGTGCATCGGATCCATGAGCGGCCGCTGATGGCGGTGGTAGGGCCCTCTGGCGCGGGTAAGTCCTCCTTCGTCCGGGCGGGTGTGGCGCCGGTGCTCAAGCGCTCGGGCGAGGCGTGGGAAACGCTCGTGGTCCGTCCGGGCCGGCAGCCGTTGGCGGCATTGGCCAGCCTCGTCGCGCCGCTGATGACGTCGGCGTCGCTGGCGCAGGACCTGAAGGAGTACCACCAACTGGTGGAGCAGGTGCGCGCCGAGCCAGGGTACGTGGGCTCGGTGCTGCGCAGCCGGGCTCGGCACCAGCGGCGGAGGATCCTCCTCTTCGTCGATCAGTTCGAGGAGCTCTACACGCAGGTGCCCGACGAGCAGGAGCGCCGGGCGTTCACGGCGTGCCTGTCCGGCATCGCGGACGACGCCACGTCACCCATCCGGGTGGTGCTCTCCATCCGGTCCGACTTCCTGGACCGGGTGCCCGAGGACGAGCGCTTCATGGCCGAGCTGGGGCAGGGGTTGTTCTTCCTCCCACCCCCGAGCCGTGAGGGCCTACGTGACGCGCTGGTGCAGCCCGCGGAGATGGCAGGCTACTCGTTCGAGACGCCAGAGATGGTGGAGACCATCCTCCAGCACCTGGAGACGGCACAGGGAGCGCTGCCGCTGCTGCAATTCGCCGCCACGCAACTCTGGGAGCAGCGGGACCCGGCGCGCAAGCTGCTCACGGTGCAGGGCTACAACGCCATGGGAGGCATCGAGGGCGCGCTGGCCCGGCACGCCGACACCGTTCTGGACAAACTCTCTCCGCAGGCACTGGCCCTGGTGCGGTCCATCTTCCTGCGGCTGGTGTCGGCGGAGCGCACCCGTGCCATTGCCTCCATGGAAGAGCTGCGGGCGCTGACACGGGATGCTGCGGAGCTCCAGCGGCTGACGGACTACCTGGTGCAGGCACGACTGCTGGTGGTGCAAACGGGCGGAGACGCCAACGGGGCGACGGTGGAGATCGTCCACGAGTCGCTGATCCACGGCTGGCCGACGTTGAAGCGCTGGCTGGACGAGAACCAGGAGGATGCGGTCTTCCTGGAGCAGCTCCGCAACGCGGCCCGGCAGTGGCAAGCCAAGGAGTACGACAGCGGGCTGCTGTGGGGTGGTGAGATGGTGGAGGAAGCGCAGCGTTTTCAGCGCCGCAATCGAGACGAACTTCCCCAGGTGCAGCAGGACTTCCTCGAGGCGGTCCTCGCCCAAGCGGCGCGAACGGTTCGGCGCAGACGCGTCCTGTTGGTGGGCTCGGCGGTGTTCCTGGTGCTGCTGGTGGCCGCATCCGCGGTGGCGATGGTGGTGATTCGGACCTCGCAGGTGACGGCCGAGAAAGCACGGGCGGAAGCGGTGATGGCCAAGGAGGAGGCGGAACAGCAGGCGCGGCATGCGCGCAGCTCTGAGGCCAAGGCGCAGAAGAGTCTTGCCGAGGTGACGGCCGTCCAGAAGCAGCTCGAGGACGCACTGACGCGAGAGACGAAGGCAAGCACGGAGCTCGAGGCTGCGTACGCCCGGCTCCAGGGAACGAACGACGAGTTGGTAGAGACATTGCACAAGGAAGCGCTGGCGAACAAACGCGCGAAGTTCATGCGGTGGATGTCGGACCGGCACGCCGCGAAAGCAATGAAAGCACAACAGGAATTGAGCAAGGCCTTGGAGCAGCTGACGAAGAAACGAGACGAGGACTTGAAGTTGATCGAAGAACTCAAGAAGCGCGGCACCCATGCCACAGAGCTGAAGGAGTAG
- a CDS encoding peptide MFS transporter, producing the protein MSASPSGVETPPSASPTVEAAPPASQPSRGHPKGLYILFFTEMWERFSYYGMRALLVLYLLNYLQFQPEDSSAVYKWYTSLVYLTPLLGGFLADRFLGMRASIILGSALMAVGHFLMAFEPLPFFYSALAFLIIGNGFFKPNMSTMVGKLYRPGDARRDGAFTIFYMGINLGAFMAPLICGWLRQNMGPTPGMGFHYGFAAAGVGMVLGLVIFVLGQKHVMRAVEEAGNLHEVMPQKRSGGAGSSSAALEPGEKVPGIAGLGGAITRLLPPLLFVIAAALPARFLYLAATKQAPWTTVIMPLAFAAVSAWMGFTLRTVKGASRDKSTVIFVFFAFSVLFWMAYEQAGNALNVWAEYNTRKADAGVEISAEYFQSLPAIFIILFAPPFALMWTALARRGWEVPTVAKLLVALLLITASDVVMVGAATAEDATISRVSLAGVPREIKLEQLNAGRFSYDPATQELSVRGVLAPFAVTSALRPTVDPTYLKQVDALEAASVAAAPEHPVTFQFESLPSGYTFPLTGEAAQNLVSGWDERTRTLTLVDKLSPVAKSRLVGAGAQPEWRQAITALAEKSQAARVSGLWLVFSYLLAVFGELCLSPVGLSMVTKLAPARFASLFMGVFLMSNAVAQYVGGSLGEMWGRIVPTSYFAIFVYASLVGAVLLLLLLRPLRRLMHEVK; encoded by the coding sequence ATGTCCGCTTCCCCCTCCGGCGTCGAGACGCCCCCTTCGGCCTCCCCCACGGTTGAAGCGGCTCCGCCTGCCTCCCAGCCCTCGCGGGGCCACCCCAAAGGGCTCTACATCCTCTTCTTCACCGAGATGTGGGAGCGCTTCAGCTACTACGGCATGCGCGCCCTGCTCGTGCTGTACCTGCTGAACTACCTGCAGTTCCAGCCCGAGGACTCCTCGGCCGTGTACAAGTGGTACACGAGCCTCGTCTACCTGACGCCGCTGCTCGGCGGCTTCCTGGCGGACCGGTTCCTGGGCATGCGCGCCTCCATCATCCTGGGCTCGGCGCTGATGGCCGTGGGCCACTTCCTCATGGCCTTCGAGCCCCTGCCCTTCTTCTACTCGGCCCTGGCCTTCCTCATCATCGGCAACGGCTTCTTCAAGCCCAACATGTCCACCATGGTGGGCAAGCTGTACCGGCCCGGCGACGCGCGGCGAGACGGCGCCTTCACCATCTTCTACATGGGCATCAACCTGGGGGCCTTCATGGCGCCGCTCATCTGCGGCTGGCTGCGCCAGAACATGGGTCCCACCCCGGGCATGGGCTTTCACTACGGCTTCGCCGCCGCTGGCGTGGGGATGGTGCTCGGCCTGGTCATCTTCGTGCTCGGCCAGAAGCACGTGATGCGCGCCGTGGAGGAGGCCGGCAACCTGCACGAGGTGATGCCCCAGAAGCGCTCGGGTGGCGCGGGCTCCTCCTCCGCCGCCCTGGAGCCGGGCGAGAAGGTGCCGGGCATCGCCGGCCTGGGCGGGGCCATCACCCGGCTGCTGCCCCCGCTCCTCTTCGTGATCGCGGCGGCGCTGCCCGCCCGCTTCCTCTACCTGGCCGCCACGAAGCAGGCGCCGTGGACGACGGTCATCATGCCCCTGGCCTTCGCGGCGGTCAGCGCGTGGATGGGCTTCACGCTGCGCACGGTGAAGGGGGCCTCGCGAGACAAGAGCACCGTCATCTTCGTGTTCTTCGCCTTCTCCGTGCTCTTCTGGATGGCCTACGAGCAGGCCGGCAACGCGCTCAACGTCTGGGCCGAGTACAACACCCGCAAGGCGGACGCGGGCGTGGAGATCTCCGCCGAGTACTTCCAGTCCCTGCCCGCCATCTTCATCATCCTCTTCGCGCCTCCGTTCGCGCTGATGTGGACGGCGCTGGCCCGCCGGGGCTGGGAGGTCCCCACCGTGGCCAAGCTGCTGGTGGCCCTGCTGCTCATCACCGCCTCGGATGTGGTGATGGTGGGCGCCGCGACGGCGGAGGACGCCACCATCTCCCGCGTCTCGCTGGCGGGCGTGCCGCGGGAGATCAAGCTCGAGCAGCTGAACGCGGGCCGCTTCAGCTACGATCCGGCCACCCAGGAGCTGTCCGTGCGCGGCGTGCTGGCGCCCTTCGCCGTCACCAGCGCGCTGCGGCCCACGGTGGACCCGACCTACCTGAAGCAGGTGGACGCCCTGGAGGCCGCCTCGGTGGCCGCCGCTCCGGAGCACCCCGTCACCTTCCAGTTCGAGAGCCTGCCCTCCGGCTACACCTTCCCGCTCACGGGCGAGGCGGCCCAGAACCTCGTGAGCGGCTGGGACGAGCGGACACGCACGCTGACGCTGGTGGACAAGCTCAGCCCCGTGGCCAAGTCACGGCTCGTGGGCGCCGGAGCGCAGCCCGAGTGGCGCCAGGCCATCACCGCCCTCGCCGAGAAGAGCCAGGCGGCCCGCGTCAGCGGCCTGTGGCTGGTGTTCAGCTACCTGCTGGCCGTCTTCGGGGAGCTGTGCCTGTCCCCCGTGGGCCTCTCCATGGTGACCAAGCTGGCGCCGGCCCGCTTCGCCTCGCTCTTCATGGGCGTGTTCCTCATGAGCAACGCCGTCGCCCAGTACGTGGGCGGCAGCCTGGGCGAGATGTGGGGCCGCATCGTCCCCACCAGCTACTTCGCCATCTTCGTGTACGCCTCGCTGGTGGGCGCGGTGCTGCTGCTGCTGCTGCTGCGCCCGCTGCGGCGGCTCATGCACGAGGTGAAATAG
- a CDS encoding POT family MFS transporter: MAETTPASNNRFPPQIPFIIGNEICERFSFYGMRNILMVFLMDYLLRNVNPDPAIREATAKSHFHLFMSGVYFFPLFGGYLADRFLGKYRVILWLSLLYCVGQFSLALFVDNKYGFYTGLLLISLGSGGIKPCVSAMVGDQFTAENKHLVKKVFAIFYWSINFGSFFASLFIPLALKHLGPAIAFGIPGVLMLIATIIYWAGRRHYVMVPPTGQNPHSFLKVVFSALGNLKERKPGEGWLSAARKQHPEEAIEGVRAVFRINLLLMPTIPFFWMLFDQKASTWVVQAKAMDPQVGSFTFQASQMQFVNPALVMILIPVLAAVVYPAFQKGGWELTPLRRMPLGLVIGALSYVVAGYYQVVIEGGTQLNIAWQILPYIVLTIAEILVSTTGLEFAYTQAPREMKSVVQSLWLLNSTLANVAVAIAAQLNIFTGSAQFFFYAGLAALAGVGMALMARGYKVRDYYQETQPPIPVGEHAAPKLATVTKSA; this comes from the coding sequence ATGGCCGAGACCACCCCCGCGTCGAACAACCGCTTCCCTCCGCAGATCCCCTTCATCATCGGCAACGAGATCTGCGAGCGCTTCAGCTTCTACGGGATGCGCAACATCCTCATGGTGTTCCTCATGGACTACCTCCTGAGGAACGTGAACCCGGACCCGGCCATCCGGGAGGCGACCGCCAAGTCGCACTTCCACCTGTTCATGTCCGGGGTCTACTTCTTCCCCCTCTTCGGCGGGTACCTGGCGGACCGCTTCCTCGGCAAGTACCGCGTCATCCTCTGGCTGAGCCTCCTGTACTGCGTGGGCCAGTTCTCCCTCGCCCTCTTCGTGGACAACAAGTACGGCTTCTACACCGGCCTGCTGCTCATCTCGCTGGGCTCGGGCGGCATCAAGCCGTGCGTCTCCGCCATGGTGGGCGATCAGTTCACCGCCGAGAACAAGCACCTGGTGAAGAAGGTCTTCGCCATCTTCTACTGGTCCATCAACTTCGGCTCGTTCTTCGCCTCTCTCTTCATCCCGCTGGCGCTCAAGCACCTGGGCCCCGCCATCGCCTTTGGCATCCCGGGCGTGCTGATGCTCATCGCCACCATCATCTACTGGGCCGGCCGGCGCCACTACGTCATGGTCCCCCCCACGGGCCAGAACCCGCACTCGTTCCTCAAGGTCGTCTTCTCCGCGCTGGGCAACCTCAAGGAGCGCAAGCCTGGCGAAGGCTGGCTCTCCGCCGCCCGCAAGCAGCACCCCGAGGAGGCCATCGAGGGCGTGCGCGCCGTCTTCCGCATCAACCTGCTGCTGATGCCCACCATCCCCTTCTTCTGGATGCTCTTCGATCAGAAGGCTTCCACCTGGGTGGTGCAGGCCAAGGCCATGGATCCCCAGGTGGGCTCGTTCACCTTCCAGGCCAGCCAGATGCAGTTCGTCAACCCGGCCCTGGTGATGATCCTCATCCCGGTGCTCGCCGCCGTCGTCTACCCCGCCTTCCAGAAGGGCGGCTGGGAGCTCACCCCGCTGCGCCGCATGCCGCTGGGCCTGGTGATCGGCGCGCTCTCGTACGTCGTCGCCGGCTACTACCAGGTGGTCATCGAGGGCGGCACCCAGCTCAACATCGCCTGGCAGATCCTCCCGTACATCGTGCTCACCATCGCGGAGATCCTCGTGTCCACCACGGGGCTGGAGTTCGCCTACACCCAGGCCCCCCGCGAGATGAAGAGCGTGGTGCAGAGCCTGTGGCTGCTCAACTCCACCCTGGCCAACGTGGCGGTGGCCATCGCCGCCCAGCTCAACATCTTCACCGGCTCGGCCCAGTTCTTCTTCTACGCGGGCCTGGCAGCCCTGGCCGGCGTGGGCATGGCCCTCATGGCGCGCGGCTACAAGGTGCGCGACTACTACCAGGAGACGCAGCCGCCCATCCCCGTGGGCGAGCACGCCGCGCCCAAGCTGGCCACCGTCACCAAGAGCGCCTGA